TTACACAATAACGCATCACTAATTAGAACCCAGTAATCAagtattattctgaaatgtgcCGTTTTgaataatgagtacttttttGGCACTTTCAGTATATTTTGATTTTAATAACATTGTACTTACATTTTGAAATcatgacttttacttgaaaCAGAGTACTTTTATACTGTGGTTTTGAgctattacttaagtaaaatatcgGAGTACTTCTTCTACCATTGAGCATTTGTAGGAACTGCCAGAGAAGTGCTGATTTAACTCTGGTCATTTTGAGTACATAGTATGTAGTATTAATGGTTGTAAAGCATACTCTTTctagttatttattattatttacatatcCATCCTTGGAAGAACTGGAGGATACAACACACCAAACAACAAAAGCAGAAGCAAAAACTTATCcagactagggctgggcaatatatcaatattatattgatattgtgatatgagactagatatcgtcttagattttggataccgtaatatcgtgatatgacataagtgttgtcttttactggttttaaaggctgcattacagtaaagtgatgtacttttctgaagttaccagactgttctagctgttctattatttgccttttccccacttagacattatgtccacattactgatgattatttatctaaaatctaagtgtgaagatattttgttagagcaccaattgtcaaccctagaatatatcgaggtgtttggtcaagaatatcatgatatctgattttctccatatcgcccggCCCTAATCCAGACAAAAGCTAttgttttattcttgttttttaaTCCTAGAATAATGTTAAAATGCTGATTTTACTGTTGTCCCCAGCTGACAGGGAGAAGGTGTGTATGCAGTGTCAGAGCAGAGGGTTGCCTATTTGAAATTCACAGCAGAAGCCCAAAAGCCAAAGTACCATGGCCCCATCCACTGTCTGTTTACCTTTGCCCATGAAGAAGTTCTGGGCCTCTACAGGGGAGCCCAGGCAAAGGAAAATTGACACTTCCACTGTATGATCATAAGATATGTTTTTGGTTCTTCAAGTACAGTTTAATTTTTAGTCTGGGCTTTGGAGAAACTTCTTTACTTAGACCATGCTTAGAGTAAGAGTTATCTTGAGTCAACACGCTTTTGCTGataacaaatacatttgttttagttCCTTTGAGTAAGACACTGCTAGCCTCTTTATTTGTATGTGCTCAAACGTCTCATAATATAAGCAGATTTCGCAACAATGTACATTTGTACTCTGTTTTAATTGTCATTCATCCTGAACTGATGTCAGGAAGAGGCGAAGGGCTTGTGACGTTACAGCAGcgctgcaaacacaaacacttaatGAAAACAGATGTGTACATTTGGTGCAGAGTGAAGCTAACAAGTAGCATGCCAATTAGCATAAAGGTGAGGGCAAATGCCATGCTTAgtttgacacagacacacaacactgcTCCAGTAATTTACATTTCTCTCCAGTCCTGATGCAAACTGTGAGAAAATGGCCCTCTTCCCGTTACAAATTACAATAACCTTAAAAGATGGATTGATTATTTGCTCTTGTACTGAAATTAGTAACATGATGAACTTTGGCATCTCAGTTGCTCAAGCAGACTAGAAGTTAAAATTTAAAGGTCTGGGTGTCATGAACTGCTTGACTGTCTCATCTGTGACTTGTTTGCGTCGCTCTTGATGCTGCGCAATCATTGGCTGCAGAGTCTCAATCAAAATCTTCTTCAGTTCTCCCGTTAGGAGAGCTCCACTTGTGTAATCCTGTAGGGAGGAGAATAAAGCAGTGGGAGTGGATGGGAGGGGTGTGCAGTAAGGAAGATGAAGAGCTCAAGGGAAGTTACAGAAAGCAGAACAAGAGGCAAGGTCGTAGAGAGAATAAGGAAAACAGATGAAAAAGTGTGATTAGCAACAGAAATAAAGTTTGGAAGATAtcatttgttttctctgttcTTCACACCCTCACCTGTCTGATCTTCTCCAGCTGTTCATCATCCTCCAGGAAGAAGGTCAAGTACATGAAGGCAACGTCTACGTCTGGGTTTCCACCATACTTTCTGTGCTCTTCCACTGTGTCTTTCCCCCCCGAAAATGCATGTTTGTTGACCTGTGAGTAATGGTTAAACAGATCAGTCAGCAATCATAGGCAATTTAAATCTGACTAGTAACTACTGATAGTAATAGGGCCTGTTCCATTTCATTCATACATACTGCCACATTACAGCACAGTACTAAGTGCATGGAATTTATTAGAACTTTATATCAATGCTGGAGTGAGTCGCATCTTTAACGCTGTCATTTCTGATTTAAAGCTGAATGCTAACCCTAAACGACGACACGGTGATGGTTGAAACCAAATAATGCAACCACGTAAACGTAACGCTTAAAAACAGCATAACATATAAAATAGTAATGATTGTCAAAGCTTGTGCGTTAATTAAATAGTAAttcataaaatgtaataatgcaACTACGTTAACGTCAATGCTCGTATATAGGCAATTTAAATCTGTAACGATTGACAGTAATAACTAGTAATAGTGGCACCTTGTTTTTGAGCTGCTTAGGTGTGTCAGTGAGGAAGATAGAGGAGTTGGCATCACTGGCACTCATCTTGGTCTGCGCCCCCTGCAGGGCTGGGAAGAAGGTGGAGTGCAGCAGGGCTGGTTTGGGATAGCCGATCCTTGGAGCTACATCACGGGTCATCCTAAAGTAGGGATCCTGGACGAGTGAGAGGAAAGACACAAATATGATGCAAGTATTTAGTATTGTCCATAGGCATGTTTATAATTAACCGTTTAACCGACATTAAGAATTTTTATCGATTAATAGTTAATAGTTAataagttaaaaacaatattattaaaaaagaaaagaaaaataggctatacaatcaATTTCTCAACTGCTAGTTAAAGTGGCAATACTTAAGGCTGGATTGCACCAACAagaattcatttttaaaccCTTTTAAATAATAGTTTAATTTTAAATCATGTTACATCAAACtttaaaactaatttaaaattaagaattattcaatttaaacctctctttaaattagggctgtgtaGAATCTGGCGATATGAtccgtatcacgatacatgggtcacgattcaatatatcgcaatatatttcgatactgtgcgtaaggcgatatattgggattttttgaaagtataattttagaaaaactaatatttaaaaaaagacatgatgtgcatagaAGTCAacaaagtttactttaggtaaacaattcagtacacagaaaatcaaactgccagtttgggattgtggttcacaggttcttagtgagcaaatttttatatgctaaagtaggccaaagttcagccatagctacattgttagcttctagcaaaaagtcaggcactgctaggcactgttaggcaaggacactagtggtgcatctcagcatagccatctgcTTGTCATAActgttaatgatcggttaacaaGGGCTGGCTATTatgtaagaaaataaaaactatattaGCATTCCTAATTGTCATCTATTACTGTAATGCTGTCCTGACCTGGTCTATGGCGCAGGGGATGAGACACTGTATATCCTTTCTGCCTTTGAAGATCTGTGGGAAAGAGCTACTAAAGGAAGGGGCTGCCTGGATGGCTGGGAAGCTGATCTTTCCtggatggataaaaaaaaatgatagaaATCATAAAGAACCAACAATGTATTCACACAATTATACTTCAGGATCAGGAATAATATAATGGAACAAAAACCACAAACACAGCATGACACTGGCACATTTTGTACATCGAAATGAAACATCAGTAACATTTTTAGCTACTATGAAAGCAATCAAAGAATAATTTGTCTTTTAAAGATGTCTTAGTCATCAGTTGTCTTACCAATGCAGTCACTGTCTGTAAAGCCAAAGATGCCTTTGACCTGGTTGAATGTCACATGCTTCTGGATCTTTACCACATTTCTGTAGAATTCAGGGGTTGCACTGCAGAAAATACATTGAAgttaacacattaaaaaaaacaacaactctgaCTTAAATAAAGACATTCTATGCTGTTTATGTGAACAAATGCCTTTTTTGTTCCCATAACCAAATACCATCGTTCACATTTATTAattttcattaataaatatGGCAAGGCATCTGTGCATCCTATGAAGCCTCAGCAGTAAGGTCTGCCTGGTGGGAATATAAAGATAGTTTTTGCCATATTTTACCCCATGTAGTCGAGGTCAGAGAAGATGAAAGTTTTGTTGACATCAAAGCCACAGGCAATGATGTCCTTGGCATTTTCCACAGCGAAGCGGTGGCAATCTTCTAGTGTTAGATCCTTCCACAGGTACTTCTCATCATCAGTCAACTGGATCACCAGGGGGATGTCAAACACATCCTGCAACCATCTGCAACAAGGAAGTAGGTTTCAGTTCTAACTTCATTCTCATAATTTGAGATGGCGCCTTGCTGATGTAACATTTAAACTAGCCTTTAGTTAGACAGCTCTTTGGTATTAATACATCAAAGAGGGAGAACTCACTTGGTGAAGATGAAGGGGATGAGGTGACCAACGTGCATGGCCTCCGAGGACGGACCTCTGCCAGTGTAAAGGTAGAAGGACTTGTGCTTCTCATACGCATCCAGTACCTGCTGCATATCTCTGCCAGAAACAGCGATAATAGAGAAGTGATACACTGATGTGTCATTCCCACATGAACTCTCATCATCATCCGTTTGACTTAGTAGGAAAATCTGAATGAAAGATGCTGCCCTTAAAGAAGTATTTCACCACTGGACAGGGGGCTTTTGATAAAACTGGGCTGTCTATGCAGTAAAATGGCGCAAACCAACTTTTTAAATTGGTGCTACATGaccagtgaaaaaaacaaaaaagaagctGTGATATTCTCTTTCGTTTAAAAAGGTAGAAAACCTACAACTACAAGAATGCACTGCACCGCACCAATAAACGCTCCCGCTGGTGGGTGACGTGATGTGAGCGGTCGACGACTGGTAACAAACTCTTCTTGTATTTCAGCCAAACAGCgcactaaaatatgtttctgaaagcATTTTACACGGGGAAAAGGTAATACAGTAACCAAATCTTGTTTTATATTTGATCTGCACTGTCTAGTTTTACAGTTGAATCTGAGTTCGGTCTGAGTTTGAGAAAGAGAGGCGGCTATTTCTCTCGATCCGCTTGTATACTCCATACTCGTTTCCGTATGCGGAAATACAGTCTGTAGGGCCAGCAGCAAACCCGGAAAAAAGTGACGTGTTTTACGTCAAATGCATCACTTGGTGGTTGTCCTGCTGGCCTGTGAGGAATGAGATCTGGGCACTGGTTAGAGGGAAGTTCAACATAGTTTATTTACACATACTACCAACATAATTATGATACAAAGCTGGTTGTTTATCTGCAGAGTATACCTTTGAGAATTACTGAATGACTATAGATGCACCACACGATAACTTGTAATTCACCCATACACAAATAGTCAAGAATTAGGAAAACATGAAGAGATCACGTTAAGTTCCTAAAATGCTGACCTGTGTGAGAA
This region of Sander vitreus isolate 19-12246 chromosome 20, sanVit1, whole genome shotgun sequence genomic DNA includes:
- the wars1 gene encoding tryptophan--tRNA ligase, cytoplasmic, which produces MTDCQGDGEGSKSPLELYEKLTAQGDEVRTLKTAKADKAEIDAAVQLLLKLKVDYKQMTGQDYKAGCPPSENSVAPNNGPAADGADDEDTVDPWNVSTSNAKGVDYDKLIVRFGSSKVDKELVDRIEKVSGQKPHRFLRRGIFFSHRDMQQVLDAYEKHKSFYLYTGRGPSSEAMHVGHLIPFIFTKWLQDVFDIPLVIQLTDDEKYLWKDLTLEDCHRFAVENAKDIIACGFDVNKTFIFSDLDYMGATPEFYRNVVKIQKHVTFNQVKGIFGFTDSDCIGKISFPAIQAAPSFSSSFPQIFKGRKDIQCLIPCAIDQDPYFRMTRDVAPRIGYPKPALLHSTFFPALQGAQTKMSASDANSSIFLTDTPKQLKNKVNKHAFSGGKDTVEEHRKYGGNPDVDVAFMYLTFFLEDDEQLEKIRQDYTSGALLTGELKKILIETLQPMIAQHQERRKQVTDETVKQFMTPRPLNFNF